One Bacteroidota bacterium genomic region harbors:
- a CDS encoding MotA/TolQ/ExbB proton channel family protein, with the protein MGPFWGVFWDQFRFWPAVDGRGQVVPPADGWVFMWTLLLLFAWAIVVAIERAWVFWRTLRVDYGALDRLVRPLLEERNWGRLLELWRALQPRLVGRLGEALTETYLKGADLERMRAAAEVVLLEAAPRLERRVRYLNTIAHVATLMGLAGTIYGLIVAFSGLGGAILPTAERVAVLSRSIATAMVTTMGGLMVAIPSFLAHSFLQHHLERRYDELEAFATGLIERLLD; encoded by the coding sequence ATGGGCCCTTTTTGGGGTGTTTTCTGGGATCAATTTCGGTTCTGGCCCGCCGTGGACGGGCGCGGGCAAGTGGTACCGCCGGCCGACGGATGGGTTTTCATGTGGACGCTGCTTTTGCTCTTCGCGTGGGCCATAGTAGTCGCGATCGAGCGGGCCTGGGTCTTTTGGCGAACCCTGCGGGTTGACTACGGTGCTCTGGATCGGCTTGTCCGACCCTTACTTGAGGAGCGCAACTGGGGTCGGCTCTTGGAGCTTTGGCGCGCCCTACAGCCGCGTCTGGTCGGCCGTCTGGGCGAGGCGCTTACGGAGACTTACCTCAAAGGCGCAGATCTGGAGCGCATGCGGGCGGCCGCGGAGGTCGTCTTGCTGGAGGCGGCGCCGCGCCTAGAGCGGCGCGTGCGTTACCTCAACACGATTGCTCATGTCGCCACCCTGATGGGGCTCGCAGGCACCATCTATGGACTGATCGTTGCCTTTAGTGGATTGGGGGGAGCCATTTTGCCTACGGCTGAACGCGTGGCTGTGCTTTCGCGCAGTATCGCCACGGCTATGGTGACCACAATGGGGGGGCTTATGGTGGCCATACCGAGCTTTTTGGCCCATAGCTTCCTGCAACACCACTTAGAGCGGCGCTACGATGAACTTGAAGCCTTCGCCACGGGTCTGATCGAGCGACTGCTGGATTGA
- a CDS encoding biopolymer transporter ExbD — protein MNRLRPHRVDSSTVEPALVPLLDVLFILLLFWLTTVVAAEEHPWLTDPYGLPHVQAPDRAEPGVVVRLDSTFLYVEDRPVASIADVEVLGPNEWLVPALLAALEAPRGSVLTDRCVLVAPASTRYRIIARLLYTIGQAGFTRVSLVAHPMRREL, from the coding sequence ATGAATAGGCTACGTCCGCATCGGGTCGATTCCTCTACGGTGGAGCCCGCGCTCGTGCCGCTCTTGGACGTGCTCTTTATCCTCCTTCTGTTCTGGCTCACTACCGTGGTGGCGGCCGAAGAGCATCCGTGGCTTACCGATCCGTATGGGCTACCCCACGTACAGGCGCCGGATCGGGCTGAGCCCGGAGTCGTGGTACGGCTCGATAGCACCTTTCTGTATGTGGAGGATCGACCCGTGGCTTCGATTGCAGACGTTGAGGTTCTGGGGCCAAATGAATGGCTAGTGCCGGCGCTGCTTGCGGCCTTAGAGGCACCACGAGGGTCCGTCCTCACCGATCGGTGCGTGCTCGTGGCTCCGGCTTCCACGCGATACCGGATCATCGCGCGGCTGCTGTACACGATCGGGCAGGCGGGCTTTACTCGGGTCTCCCTTGTGGCGCACCCGATGCGTAGGGAGCTATAG
- a CDS encoding ribosome maturation factor RimP, producing the protein MTNADIQRRVEALVREILQGRPYHLIEVVVRGVPHSRVVTIYVDTERGITADECAALSLEVEQRLDLEDFIGGRYRLEVSSPGVDRPLAWPWQYRKNIGRLLRVRYLASDGERAVVLGRLCEADTQGCVLETSAGPMRLPYEDIEEAVVQIEF; encoded by the coding sequence ATGACCAACGCGGATATCCAAAGGCGGGTCGAGGCCCTGGTCCGTGAGATCCTCCAGGGACGTCCTTACCATTTGATCGAGGTCGTCGTACGGGGGGTCCCGCATAGCCGGGTGGTGACCATCTACGTAGACACCGAGCGCGGCATCACGGCCGATGAGTGCGCCGCCTTAAGCCTAGAAGTGGAACAGCGCTTGGACTTGGAGGATTTCATAGGGGGGCGCTACCGGCTGGAGGTCTCCTCACCCGGTGTAGACAGGCCGCTTGCGTGGCCCTGGCAATACCGCAAAAACATCGGACGCCTGTTGCGCGTACGGTATCTGGCGTCCGATGGGGAGCGCGCTGTGGTGCTCGGTCGGCTTTGCGAGGCGGACACGCAGGGCTGCGTGCTGGAGACGTCGGCGGGTCCCATGCGGCTCCCCTATGAGGACATTGAAGAGGCGGTAGTCCAGATAGAATTCTGA
- the nusA gene encoding transcription termination factor NusA — MKNELVSLFAELAREKGIDRDTLQTIIEDVFRLMLRKRFGNEEPFDVIVNFDKGDLQIWHVREVVEDGAVEDPVLQIPLSQARQIDPECELGEEVAEEIQMKAFDRRLILMAKQLLSQKIRDIEKDNIFEEYSKMIGEIVVGDVYQVRRDEVLVNHGRTELILPKKEQIPKDRYRKGDTIRAVIKSVERINGNPRIVISRADPLFLQRLFEIEVPEIYDGIVEIKKIVREPGERAKVAVLSHDDRVDPVGACVGMKGVRIHAIVRELNNENIDVIAWTDDPVELIRRALQPAKVLQVELDQANRRARVLVKPDQVALAIGKGGQNIRLASALTGYEIDVYRDIDQSEEDVPLEEFADEIAPEIIERLKAIGCDTARSVLQLSQVELERRTGLPASVIQEIYRILEEEFEEGEYEEEA; from the coding sequence ATGAAAAACGAACTGGTATCCTTATTTGCTGAACTGGCCCGGGAAAAGGGGATCGACCGGGACACGCTGCAGACGATCATCGAAGATGTGTTCCGGCTCATGTTGCGCAAACGCTTCGGCAACGAGGAGCCCTTCGACGTGATCGTCAACTTCGACAAGGGTGATCTGCAGATCTGGCATGTGCGCGAGGTCGTCGAGGATGGGGCCGTTGAGGATCCGGTTTTGCAGATCCCCCTCTCCCAGGCTCGCCAGATCGATCCAGAATGCGAACTAGGGGAGGAGGTGGCCGAAGAGATCCAAATGAAAGCCTTCGATCGCCGCCTCATCCTCATGGCCAAGCAGCTCCTAAGCCAGAAGATCCGGGACATCGAGAAAGACAATATCTTCGAGGAATACTCCAAGATGATCGGCGAGATCGTCGTGGGCGATGTCTATCAGGTTCGCCGCGACGAGGTGCTGGTCAATCACGGTCGCACGGAGCTTATTCTGCCGAAAAAGGAACAAATCCCCAAGGATCGCTATCGCAAGGGGGATACGATTCGCGCCGTGATCAAGAGCGTGGAGCGCATCAACGGCAACCCACGCATCGTCATCAGCCGAGCCGATCCTTTGTTCCTGCAGCGTCTTTTTGAGATCGAGGTGCCGGAGATCTACGACGGGATCGTGGAGATCAAGAAGATCGTCCGGGAGCCCGGGGAGCGGGCCAAGGTGGCCGTGCTCTCCCACGATGACCGGGTCGATCCTGTGGGCGCCTGTGTGGGCATGAAGGGCGTGCGTATCCACGCCATCGTGCGAGAGCTCAACAACGAGAACATCGACGTAATCGCCTGGACGGACGATCCCGTTGAGCTCATCCGGCGCGCCCTGCAACCGGCCAAAGTGCTGCAGGTGGAGCTCGATCAGGCTAACCGGCGTGCTCGGGTGCTAGTCAAGCCCGATCAAGTGGCGCTGGCCATCGGCAAGGGGGGGCAGAACATTCGCCTGGCTTCGGCGCTGACAGGCTATGAGATCGATGTGTATCGCGACATCGACCAGAGCGAAGAGGACGTGCCTCTGGAGGAGTTTGCCGACGAAATAGCTCCCGAGATCATCGAACGGCTTAAGGCGATCGGCTGCGACACCGCCCGCTCTGTGCTGCAGCTCAGCCAGGTTGAGCTTGAACGCCGCACGGGGCTTCCGGCCAGCGTGATCCAAGAGATCTACCGGATCTTGGAGGAGGAGTTCGAGGAGGGCGAATACGAGGAGGAAGCGTAA
- the infB gene encoding translation initiation factor IF-2: protein MAQVRLFKVARELNLGTDTIVAHLRKKGFDIENNPNAKLTDEMYVEILTHFRKDKEAFERHRRKEQLFREREEQRKRLRHEVVTVDSEVGEVVVAEPPAAPEPSVGAPAELEPPTEPVEVLEAALEEPQEAPPVVSEEVASEPAGEVPSPSQEPEPLAEPVSASEEPHESVLSPPSGEVIRAKDRVRLPGLTVVGKIEYDKGKLKPEAAPGEKPEQKVEEEPEKKKKKKRKRIAAPMSVEEEELPLVKKGAILAREPVAKKKKKKKAPVVDEEEVARMLRETMAEMERSAGGRRGKLRRAKREERAAQRELERQQAELEAGLLRVSEFVTARELAELMHVDVGEVLTRCLALGLPVSINQRLDADTITLLADEFGYQVQFVDTTELLEVSEEAPDKPEDLRTRPPIVTVMGHVDHGKTSLLDYIRHTNVVAGEAGGITQHIGAYEVTLPDGRQITFLDTPGHEAFTAMRARGTQVTDIVVLVVAADDQVMPQTVEAINHAKAAGVPIVVAINKIDKPEANPDRIRQQLAEHGVLVEEWGGRYQCAEISAKTGQNVDALLEKILLEAELLELKANPNRKAQGTVIEAKLDKGRGVVATVLVQNGTLRPGDPFVAGLTHGKVRALFNERDQRVEAAGPSTPVQVLGFEDLPQAGDRFLVVSDEREAREIALKRQQIKREQDLRRRKHLSLEDVSRQMAAGQLQELNIILKGDVAGSVEALGDALHKLSRDEVRVHIIHSGVGAITESDVLLASASNAVIIGFQVRPSAAARKLAEQEQIDIRLYSIIYDAINDVKSALEGLLAPERKEQIVGTAEVRATFKVPKVGTVAGCYVSEGRIRRSDRIRLIRDGVVIYEGRLASLKRFKDDVREVGAGYECGMGIEGYNDIKVGDLIEAYEIVETKRTLDA, encoded by the coding sequence ATGGCCCAAGTGCGTTTATTTAAAGTCGCCCGCGAGCTGAACCTGGGCACCGATACCATCGTGGCCCACTTGCGGAAGAAGGGCTTCGACATCGAGAACAACCCCAATGCGAAGCTCACCGACGAGATGTACGTGGAGATCCTGACGCATTTCCGCAAGGATAAAGAGGCCTTCGAGCGGCATCGGCGCAAGGAGCAGCTGTTTCGGGAGCGCGAGGAGCAGCGCAAGCGCCTCCGGCATGAGGTGGTGACCGTGGACTCTGAGGTGGGCGAGGTTGTGGTGGCCGAACCCCCCGCAGCCCCTGAACCCTCTGTGGGGGCGCCAGCCGAGCTCGAGCCCCCTACGGAACCCGTTGAGGTCCTAGAGGCCGCTCTTGAGGAGCCTCAAGAGGCCCCTCCGGTGGTGTCCGAAGAGGTGGCCTCAGAGCCCGCTGGTGAGGTCCCGTCCCCTTCGCAAGAGCCTGAGCCTCTTGCTGAGCCTGTCTCCGCTTCTGAGGAGCCCCACGAATCGGTTTTGTCCCCTCCCTCTGGTGAGGTCATTCGGGCTAAGGATCGGGTGCGGCTGCCCGGTCTTACGGTGGTGGGCAAGATCGAATACGACAAGGGTAAGCTCAAGCCGGAGGCGGCACCCGGAGAGAAGCCCGAGCAGAAAGTCGAGGAGGAGCCAGAGAAGAAGAAAAAGAAGAAACGCAAACGCATCGCCGCGCCGATGAGCGTCGAGGAAGAGGAGCTGCCGCTGGTGAAGAAGGGCGCCATACTGGCCCGAGAGCCCGTGGCCAAGAAGAAGAAAAAGAAAAAGGCGCCCGTGGTCGACGAGGAAGAGGTGGCGCGGATGCTGCGCGAGACCATGGCCGAGATGGAGCGCTCTGCGGGTGGCCGCCGGGGCAAACTACGCCGGGCCAAGCGTGAGGAGCGCGCCGCGCAGCGCGAGCTGGAACGGCAGCAGGCTGAGCTGGAGGCCGGTCTGTTGCGGGTAAGCGAGTTTGTAACCGCCCGTGAGCTAGCCGAGCTCATGCACGTGGACGTGGGCGAGGTCCTGACAAGATGTCTGGCCTTGGGGCTGCCCGTCTCGATCAACCAACGCCTGGACGCCGACACGATCACCCTACTGGCCGACGAGTTCGGCTATCAGGTGCAATTTGTCGACACCACGGAGCTGCTAGAGGTCAGCGAGGAGGCCCCAGATAAGCCTGAGGATTTGCGAACGCGTCCGCCGATTGTGACCGTTATGGGGCACGTCGATCACGGGAAGACCTCCCTGCTGGACTACATCCGCCACACCAACGTTGTGGCCGGGGAGGCAGGGGGCATCACCCAGCACATCGGCGCCTACGAGGTCACGCTTCCAGACGGGCGCCAGATCACGTTCCTGGATACGCCCGGACATGAGGCCTTTACGGCCATGCGCGCCCGCGGGACCCAGGTCACGGATATCGTCGTGCTTGTGGTGGCAGCCGATGACCAGGTTATGCCCCAGACCGTGGAGGCCATCAATCACGCCAAGGCTGCTGGGGTGCCGATCGTGGTGGCCATCAACAAAATCGACAAGCCGGAAGCCAATCCGGATCGGATTCGCCAGCAGCTGGCCGAACACGGGGTGCTGGTCGAAGAATGGGGCGGACGATATCAGTGCGCCGAGATCTCGGCCAAGACGGGCCAAAATGTGGACGCGCTACTGGAGAAGATCCTGCTCGAGGCCGAGTTGCTTGAACTCAAGGCCAATCCGAATCGCAAGGCCCAAGGCACGGTTATCGAAGCCAAGCTGGACAAGGGCCGCGGGGTAGTGGCCACGGTGCTCGTACAAAACGGTACCCTGCGTCCGGGCGACCCGTTTGTGGCTGGGCTTACCCACGGCAAGGTGCGCGCTCTTTTCAACGAGCGCGATCAGCGCGTGGAAGCCGCCGGTCCATCCACGCCGGTGCAGGTGCTCGGTTTTGAAGATTTGCCTCAAGCTGGGGATCGCTTCTTGGTGGTTTCCGATGAGCGGGAGGCCCGTGAGATCGCTCTTAAACGCCAACAAATCAAGCGCGAGCAGGATCTGCGGCGGCGCAAGCATCTGTCCCTGGAGGATGTCTCCCGGCAGATGGCCGCTGGCCAACTGCAGGAGCTCAACATCATCCTCAAAGGCGACGTGGCCGGATCGGTTGAGGCCCTCGGAGATGCGCTTCATAAGCTCTCCCGCGACGAAGTGCGGGTGCACATCATCCACAGCGGCGTCGGGGCCATCACGGAATCCGATGTGCTGTTGGCCTCAGCTTCTAACGCCGTGATTATAGGTTTTCAGGTGCGCCCGTCGGCTGCAGCGCGCAAGCTGGCCGAACAGGAGCAGATCGACATCCGGCTTTATTCGATCATCTACGATGCGATCAACGACGTCAAATCCGCTCTGGAGGGGCTGCTGGCCCCCGAGCGCAAGGAACAGATCGTCGGCACGGCCGAGGTGCGGGCTACGTTCAAAGTCCCCAAGGTGGGCACGGTGGCCGGCTGTTACGTAAGCGAAGGGCGCATCCGCCGCAGCGATCGCATTCGCCTGATTCGCGATGGGGTGGTCATTTACGAGGGCCGGTTGGCCTCGCTGAAGCGCTTCAAGGACGACGTTCGGGAGGTCGGCGCAGGCTACGAATGCGGTATGGGGATCGAAGGGTATAACGACATCAAAGTAGGCGATCTTATCGAAGCCTACGAGATCGTGGAAACCAAGCGCACTTTGGATGCATGA
- the rbfA gene encoding 30S ribosome-binding factor RbfA — protein MSSERRVERVSSLIKRELADILETEFREVSHALVTVTKVQMPRDLSLARVYVSIMGDPATQRVALERLREQTPEIRRALSARIRHHLRAMPELQFIHDDTQDYVERLEALFAQIHRQRSPRSDVSSSGDTLP, from the coding sequence ATGAGCAGCGAACGCCGTGTTGAGCGCGTCAGCTCCCTCATCAAGCGGGAGCTGGCCGACATCTTGGAGACGGAGTTCCGAGAGGTCTCGCATGCTTTGGTGACCGTGACCAAGGTGCAGATGCCGCGCGACTTGAGCCTTGCGCGCGTATACGTGAGCATTATGGGGGATCCGGCTACGCAGCGGGTGGCGCTGGAGCGCTTGCGCGAGCAGACCCCTGAGATCCGGCGTGCGCTCTCAGCCCGCATCCGGCACCATCTGCGCGCGATGCCGGAACTTCAATTCATACACGACGACACCCAGGACTACGTCGAACGTCTTGAGGCGCTCTTCGCCCAAATCCACCGACAACGTTCCCCTCGATCCGATGTCTCTTCCTCGGGTGATACGCTCCCATGA
- the truB gene encoding tRNA pseudouridine(55) synthase TruB, with protein MIRSHEGALRPVPDTGYVLPVDKPIGWSSFDVVRWLRRRLPVRKIGHAGTLDPMATGLLLCGVGRATRSLGAFMALPKTYQGRFRLGAITPSYDAETPITEERPWEHVRLEAVRAAAQRFVGRIAQVPPPYSAVKQQGTPAYLRARRGEAVTLEPRLVEVYAFEILQMSGPEVVFWVHCGKGVYVRALVHELGQILGVGAYLTELRRTAVGPYRVEEAWTIPDLERALAAEKTP; from the coding sequence GTGATACGCTCCCATGAGGGCGCTCTGCGGCCGGTTCCGGATACCGGCTATGTGCTGCCGGTGGACAAACCCATAGGCTGGAGTTCTTTTGACGTGGTGCGTTGGCTGCGGCGCCGGCTCCCTGTGCGCAAGATCGGGCACGCCGGTACGCTCGATCCCATGGCCACGGGCTTGTTGCTGTGCGGCGTGGGTCGGGCTACCCGATCTTTAGGTGCCTTTATGGCCTTGCCTAAAACGTACCAAGGCCGGTTTCGGCTGGGCGCCATCACGCCCAGCTACGATGCGGAGACCCCTATTACGGAAGAACGCCCCTGGGAGCATGTGCGACTTGAAGCGGTGCGCGCAGCCGCGCAACGGTTCGTGGGGCGGATCGCGCAGGTGCCCCCTCCGTATTCGGCTGTCAAGCAGCAGGGGACTCCGGCCTACCTGCGGGCGCGGCGGGGGGAGGCCGTGACCTTGGAGCCTCGCTTGGTCGAGGTGTATGCATTTGAGATACTGCAGATGTCAGGCCCTGAGGTCGTCTTTTGGGTGCACTGCGGCAAGGGCGTCTACGTGCGTGCTCTGGTGCACGAGCTGGGCCAGATCTTGGGGGTGGGCGCCTATCTTACGGAACTACGTCGCACCGCGGTCGGGCCCTATCGGGTTGAAGAGGCTTGGACGATCCCGGATCTGGAGCGCGCCTTAGCGGCGGAAAAAACCCCATGA
- a CDS encoding bifunctional riboflavin kinase/FAD synthetase, whose protein sequence is MTAPYIWLDELTESQPSVVTVGTFDGVHRGHQVILGRVRERARSLGLRSVALTFHPHPRQVLHPEVGPHRLLSTLSERAGLIRELGIDEVVVVRFTHEFAQMDSETFVRQMLLDRLGMRQMVVGYDHHFGRDRQGDPETLWRLSKRWGFHLEVIPPQQVHALTISSTQIRQALAQGDVLLAWELLGRPYWISGTVVPGRGRGRMLGFPTANLSIPPEKFLPAQGVYAVDVTLPNGASYRGMLNLGHRPTFGDSECVPEVHLLGFSGELYGEVLWVECLAHLRPVQRFPDAEALRRQLEADRARCAALRRDVLLHA, encoded by the coding sequence ATGACCGCTCCGTATATTTGGTTAGATGAGCTGACGGAATCCCAACCGTCTGTGGTGACCGTGGGGACCTTCGACGGCGTGCACCGGGGGCATCAAGTGATCCTCGGGCGCGTCCGAGAGCGCGCCCGATCCTTGGGCCTCCGCAGCGTAGCCTTGACGTTTCACCCGCATCCCCGGCAGGTTCTGCATCCCGAAGTGGGCCCCCATCGACTTCTGAGCACCCTTTCGGAACGGGCTGGGCTCATTCGAGAGCTGGGCATCGATGAGGTCGTGGTGGTGCGCTTTACCCATGAGTTCGCGCAGATGGACTCCGAGACATTTGTACGCCAGATGCTTTTGGATCGCCTGGGGATGCGTCAGATGGTTGTGGGCTACGACCATCATTTCGGCAGGGACCGTCAGGGGGATCCCGAGACGTTGTGGCGCTTATCGAAGCGCTGGGGTTTTCATCTGGAGGTCATACCCCCGCAGCAGGTGCACGCTTTAACCATAAGCAGCACCCAAATTCGTCAGGCGCTCGCGCAAGGGGACGTTCTGTTGGCCTGGGAGCTCTTGGGGCGTCCGTACTGGATCTCCGGCACCGTAGTGCCGGGTCGGGGGCGCGGTCGGATGCTAGGCTTTCCCACAGCCAACTTGTCGATACCTCCGGAGAAGTTTCTGCCTGCCCAGGGGGTCTATGCCGTCGACGTAACCCTCCCCAACGGGGCATCCTATCGGGGTATGCTTAACCTGGGTCATCGGCCCACGTTTGGGGATTCAGAGTGCGTGCCCGAGGTGCATCTGCTGGGGTTCTCGGGGGAGCTTTACGGGGAGGTGTTGTGGGTGGAATGCCTGGCGCACCTGCGTCCGGTGCAGCGTTTTCCGGACGCTGAAGCCCTGCGCCGGCAATTGGAGGCGGATCGGGCCCGTTGCGCAGCGCTTCGCCGTGATGTACTTTTGCACGCTTGA
- the rpsO gene encoding 30S ribosomal protein S15: MMLTKEEKRAIFERFGRGPSDTGSPEAQIALFTERINRLTEHLNTHRKDHATRLGLLKLVGKRRRLLEYLKRKDYDRYKALIETLNLRK; encoded by the coding sequence CTGATGCTGACAAAAGAGGAAAAAAGGGCCATATTTGAGCGCTTTGGAAGGGGGCCGAGCGACACGGGGTCGCCCGAAGCGCAAATCGCGCTCTTTACCGAGCGCATCAACCGTTTGACCGAGCACCTGAACACGCACAGGAAAGATCACGCTACGCGCCTGGGGTTGCTCAAACTCGTGGGCAAGCGTAGACGGTTGCTCGAATACCTCAAACGTAAAGATTACGACCGATACAAGGCCCTGATCGAAACGCTTAATTTGCGCAAATAA
- a CDS encoding polyribonucleotide nucleotidyltransferase: MHKPTLWTTTVELEPGRPLQVETGRLARQADGSAVVRLGDTMVLCTVCASPSPREGQSFFPLTVEYREKYYAGGKFPGGFIKREGRPNEKEILSARLIDRAIRPLFPEGFLNEVQVICTVISSDGQNDADVLAGIGASAAILLSDLPYNGPMAEVRVGRLGGRWVLFPTIAELEQSDCNMVVAGTSESIIMVEGELKEVSESDMLEAIAFAHEAIRRICQAQLELVHQRFGGPRPVRPFEVPVWDEALWNRVEELARPRLREILRRPYVKAEYQEAIRALKEEVIEQLTGLPVAVPETEEGPPVEVRTPVEEEVGLEGVLPEQEIIVRAPEFPDRAAEVARAFDELEYREMRRMILEENRRLDGRRTDEIRPIWCEVGLLPRVHGSALFTRGETQALASVTLGTKLDEQIIDELFYDTSKSFMLHYNFPPFSTGEVKPIRGVSRREVGHGNLAERALRAVLPSREVFPYTIRVVSEILESNGSSSMATVCAGSLALMDAGVPIRKAVAGIAMGLIKEQGQVAILSDILGAEDHLGDMDFKVAGTRDGITACQMDIKISGISLDILARALEQARQGRLQILDLMDQVLAEPRPDLSPHAPRLTTLEIDVSDIGAVIGPAGRVIQEIQRETKTEIVVEEKDGRGLVTIAATDAEAAQRAIEWISRITAKPVEGQIYEGVVRSIQPFGAFVEILPGKDGLLHVSEIAHRRVENVSDYLKVGDRIRVQLIRIEEGGKLRLSMKSLLPKPEGEQLGPERRPANGGSGRPSQTPPPRGGRSPHRGGPPKSRR; this comes from the coding sequence ATGCACAAGCCGACGCTATGGACCACGACGGTGGAGCTTGAACCGGGCCGGCCGCTGCAGGTCGAGACCGGGCGCCTGGCTCGCCAGGCCGACGGATCGGCCGTGGTGCGTCTGGGGGATACGATGGTGCTCTGCACCGTATGCGCTAGCCCCTCGCCCAGGGAGGGCCAAAGCTTCTTTCCGCTCACGGTAGAGTACCGGGAGAAGTACTACGCCGGCGGGAAATTCCCGGGCGGCTTTATCAAACGCGAAGGCCGGCCCAACGAGAAAGAGATCCTATCGGCTCGGCTTATCGACCGGGCCATCCGGCCCCTGTTCCCAGAGGGGTTTTTAAACGAGGTGCAGGTGATCTGTACCGTGATCTCCTCTGATGGCCAAAACGATGCAGACGTGTTGGCCGGCATCGGCGCATCGGCCGCCATCCTGCTATCCGATCTGCCCTACAACGGACCCATGGCGGAGGTGCGCGTAGGCCGCCTCGGAGGGCGCTGGGTGCTGTTTCCCACGATTGCGGAGCTGGAGCAAAGCGATTGCAACATGGTCGTGGCCGGCACCTCGGAGTCTATCATCATGGTCGAGGGCGAGCTCAAGGAGGTCTCCGAATCCGATATGTTGGAGGCCATCGCTTTCGCGCACGAGGCGATTCGTCGGATCTGTCAGGCCCAGCTCGAGTTGGTCCACCAGCGCTTCGGCGGCCCTCGGCCGGTCCGGCCCTTTGAGGTCCCGGTTTGGGATGAAGCGCTCTGGAATCGTGTGGAGGAGCTGGCCCGCCCCCGTTTGCGTGAGATCTTGCGGCGTCCGTACGTCAAGGCCGAATACCAGGAGGCCATTAGAGCCCTTAAGGAGGAGGTCATCGAGCAGCTTACCGGCCTGCCGGTGGCCGTGCCCGAGACCGAAGAGGGCCCACCCGTAGAGGTGCGCACGCCCGTCGAGGAGGAGGTAGGGCTTGAGGGCGTGTTGCCGGAGCAGGAGATCATCGTGCGGGCTCCGGAGTTCCCGGATCGGGCCGCGGAGGTGGCGCGCGCCTTCGACGAGCTCGAATATCGGGAGATGCGCCGCATGATTCTAGAGGAGAACCGTCGGCTCGACGGACGGCGCACAGACGAGATTCGGCCCATTTGGTGCGAGGTCGGGCTGTTGCCCCGGGTGCATGGCTCAGCCCTCTTCACGCGGGGCGAAACCCAGGCGCTGGCCTCCGTTACGCTCGGCACCAAACTCGACGAGCAGATCATCGATGAGCTTTTCTACGACACCTCTAAGAGCTTCATGCTGCATTACAACTTCCCGCCCTTCTCGACGGGAGAAGTCAAACCCATTCGCGGCGTCTCCCGTCGGGAGGTGGGCCATGGCAACTTAGCCGAACGGGCCCTGCGGGCCGTTTTGCCCTCCCGTGAGGTCTTTCCGTATACGATCCGTGTCGTATCCGAAATCCTGGAATCCAACGGGTCCTCCTCTATGGCCACCGTTTGCGCCGGCTCCCTAGCGCTCATGGACGCCGGCGTGCCCATACGTAAGGCTGTGGCCGGCATCGCCATGGGGCTCATCAAGGAGCAGGGCCAGGTGGCGATCTTAAGCGACATTTTGGGCGCCGAAGACCATCTGGGGGACATGGACTTCAAGGTCGCCGGCACGCGGGATGGCATCACGGCCTGTCAGATGGATATCAAGATCTCAGGCATTTCGCTGGACATTCTGGCGCGCGCTCTGGAGCAAGCCCGCCAGGGTCGGTTGCAGATCCTGGATCTCATGGATCAGGTGCTGGCTGAGCCGCGTCCGGATCTGTCACCGCATGCGCCGCGGCTGACCACATTAGAGATCGACGTATCCGACATCGGGGCCGTGATCGGGCCGGCCGGTCGGGTGATCCAGGAGATCCAGCGCGAAACCAAGACGGAGATCGTGGTGGAGGAAAAAGACGGGAGGGGGCTTGTTACGATTGCGGCTACGGATGCGGAAGCCGCCCAACGGGCCATAGAGTGGATCAGTCGGATCACGGCCAAGCCCGTCGAGGGGCAGATCTACGAGGGAGTGGTGCGCAGCATCCAACCCTTCGGCGCGTTCGTGGAGATTCTGCCCGGTAAAGACGGCCTGTTGCACGTGAGCGAAATCGCCCACCGGCGCGTGGAGAATGTCTCCGATTACCTCAAGGTGGGCGATAGAATCCGTGTGCAACTGATCCGGATCGAAGAGGGCGGCAAATTGCGCCTGAGCATGAAGTCGCTTCTGCCCAAGCCCGAGGGGGAGCAGCTGGGCCCTGAGCGTCGCCCCGCAAATGGTGGAAGCGGCAGGCCCTCGCAAACCCCTCCGCCCA